The Dyadobacter sp. 676 DNA window GGCCCGGCGTGGCCGCCCCGCCGATGTCGGTCGAGGCCAGGGTTTCGTTTGAGGAAGCGAGCTGCATGTTGGCCCCGATTTTAAGTTTGCCGTCGAATGCGCTGGTCAGCCCGTTGATGCGGCCGCTGAGTTTGTCGTAATCGGTGTAACGGAGCATGCCGGTGTTTTTGTAATATCCCAAATTAATTTGAAGCGATGAGGCGCCGTTTCCGCCTGAAATGGTGAGCTCATTGTTCGTGACGATGCCGGTTTTGTACATCACCTTCTGCCAGTCGGTATCGCCGGCGGGCATACTGGGGTTACCGCCCACGAAAGGCTGTACTTTCACGCTATTCAGGACCGGGTTGCTGAAATCCCTGTTCCAGTCGAACTGGTACAGGGCCCCGTAGCCGTCTTCCGGATTCACCTTATCGTTCACAGAAGCCTGCCACAATGCACGGCCCCTGTCGACGGCATTCAGCATTTTGAACCGCGCGTATTTCTCGGATTGGGCCGAAATGCTCGTATTGAAATCGATATTGATCTTTCCGTTGGCGTTCGAGCCGTTTTTTGTCGTGACGATGATCACCCCGTTGGAGGCCCGCGAGCCGTAGATCGACGAGGCCGACGCGTCTTTCAGAACCTGTATCGATTCGATGGAGTTGGGATTGAGTCCCTGAAAAACCTCCGGGCGCTTGGTAGGCACGCCGTCAATAATGTAAAGCGGGTCGGTGTTGCCGAGGGTGTTGGCGCCGCGGATCAGGATCCGGGAGTTGGTGCCGTTCGGCGAGCCGGTTTTCTCGATGTACAATCCCGGCACGCGGCCCTGCAATGCCTGCATGGGATTCCCCGAGCTGATATTTTTCAAAGGAGCCATGTCCACCACGGCGATGGCACCGGTAAGATCTTCCTTTTTGGAAGAGGTATACCCGACCACCACGACCTCGTTGAGGCTTTTCTGGTCGTAATCCAGCGTAATGTCGATAGCGGTCCGGTCGCCTATCGCCACTTCTTTCGTCTGCATGCCGATGTAGGAAAACACCAATGTGGCCCCTGCGACGGGCGTAATGGCATATGCTCCCGAAACGTCGGTAACGGCACCGTTCGAAGTCCCTTTTTCAAGAACATTTACACCGGGAAGCGGCTCGCCGTCGGCACTCCTGACGACGCCCTTCACTTGTGCCCTGTTTTGCGCGTGGGCGGGCATGTTCACCACACAGGCGACCGCAAAGGCCACCAGCAGTAAAATTTTTCGCATAAGGGTATTGATTAAAATTAGGGTAAGATGAAAAATCAGTGGGCAACGACTTGTTGCCGCATATGGATCAGGGCGTGGATGTCGGTTTCGGTAAATGCGGGCAATGCGCCTTTTTTGCTGGCAACCGATGCCCCTGCCGCACAGGCAAATTCGAGCGAGGCGGGCAGCGGATGTCCGGTAGCGAACCGGTAAAGGAATGCGCCGAGGAACGCGTCGCCGCTGCCGATCGTGTCGGAAACGTCTACGGTGAATCCGCTGTGCCGGTGGTATTCGCCCCCGGCGGTGAGCACCATGGCACCTTCCGCCCCGCAGGTGAGCACAAGCATGTCGAGCCCGAACCGGTCTACGAGCACGGCCATGGCTTGCCGTTCGTTTTCAAACGGTGCGAGCCAGCCGCTTACTTCCCGGAGCTCGTGCTCATTCATCTTCACGATGCGTGCGAAGGCGAGGAGTTCTGTCACCTGTTCGCGGGTATAATGCGGAGGCCGAAGGTTCACATCGAATATCGGCACGCATCCGTGAGGCACACGCGTGCTGGCGAGGTAGCGCAGCAATGTATCGCGCGAAGTGCGGTCGCGGGAGGCGAGGGTGCCGTAAACGAAGAAATCGCTGGCAGCGACGCATTGGGCGGCTGCATGGTCGAACCGGATGTAGTCCCAGGCTACCGGGTGCAGGATTTTGTAGGTAACCTCGGTGCTGTCCGACACGTTGGCCTTGGCAATGCCGGTAAGGTGGGTTTCCCCTGTTTGTACCCACCTGGTCGAAAGGCCTTGCTCAGCCATAAATGCGAGCAGCTCAGCGCCCAGTTCGTCACGGCCGACGCGGCTGATAAAGGAAACGTCCATGCCATAGCGCTGCAAATGTACCGCGACGTTCATCGGTGCGCCGCCGGCGAGCCGGGCGTCGGGAAGTACGTCCCAGAGTACTTCCCCAAAAACGGTCAGTTTTGGTGTCATGTCGTATGCGTTAACGGGTGATTAGTGGAGTATCAATGTCTTTTCGATCTGTTCCAGCGAAGTGCCTTTGGTTTCGGGCATGAGTTTCCACACGAAGATGAGCTGGAGTACCATCATCCCGCAGAAGATCATGAAAGTGTTGCCGCCACCCAGGGTTTCGGCGATGTAGGGAAATGTAAAGGCGATCACCGCCGCCAGCAGCCAGTGCATGAAGCTGCCCATAGACTGACCGGCCGCCCGGACCTGGTTGGGAAATATCTCGGAAATGAAAACCCAGATCACCGCGCCCTGCGATAGTGCGAAGAAGGCTATGTAAATGAAAAGGTAAACCGGCACCGCGTAGCCGCCGAGATTGCCGCTGTAAAATGCCTGCGCCACAAGCCCGAGCGTTGCTATTAACCCGAAAGAGCCTATGAACATCAGCGTGCGGCGGCCGAAGCGGTCGATGAGGTTGATGGCGATGAAGGTGAAGCAAAAGTTGACCAGCCCTACACCCGCCGACGAGAGCAATGCCGAACTTTTGCCCAGGCCGGCCATCTCGAAAATGCGCGGCGCGTAGTAAATGATGGCATTGATGCCCGAAACCTGGTTGAAAAAGGCAAAGAGCAAAGCCAGCAATACGGGCAGTTTGTATTGGGAAGAAAAAATGGAAACGGCAGCACCGTCCTGCTTGCCTGCATGGGCGGAATTCCTGATATCGGCAACGATCCCGCTGACGTCGATCCCGCTATTGGCGACGGTGAGTATCCGCCGTGCCTCCTCGATTTTGCCGCGTTTTACAATCAGCCAGCGGGGGCTTTCAGGGACAAACAGTACCGCGACCAGGAAGAGCAGCGACGGAAAAGCCTGCACGCCGAGCATCCATCGCCAGTCGTTGTCGCCCATGCCAACGAGCAGATAATTGGAAAGGTAGGCAACCAGAATGCCCAGCACCACATTGAACTGGAACATTGCCACCAGCCGCCCCCGTGCGTTGGCGGGGGATATTTCGGATATGTAAAGCGGCGCGGTAACGGATGAAATTCCGACGCCGATTCCGCCGAGAAAGCGGAAAATGAGAAAAGAAACCCAGTCGGACGCCAGCGCGGAACCGATCGAAGAAAGCAAATACAGGACCGCGATGGCAAAAAGCGTGTATTTGCGGCCATAGCGCTCGGAAGGAATCGCGCCCGTGAGGGATCCGAGGACTGTGCCTATCAACGCGATGGAAACCGTGAAACCGTGTTGTACCGTGGTAAGGCCCCACAGTTGCTGGATCGATTTTTCGGCGCCCGATATTACGGCTGTGTCAAATCCGAATAAAAAACCGCCCAGTGCCACTGTGAATGCCCAGAAGATTACCTTTTTGCTTGTCATGATTTTGTAATTGATTTCTGACGAAGCTACCGGCTCTCCGGGCAAACTATTTTAGATTCCGTACCAAAAGTTTTTAAATTCTAAACTCCCTTTTTTTAATATTATAATGCTGATTATTAGTTATTTGTGATCTCGCACTGACGCGCGGTTTTCAGATTTGTTTCAAGGTTTTTCAGGAATGTTACCAGTCGGGCCCCTTCGCGAAAACGGAAGGGGCCATGTTAATCCGCTATCCCGGACGATTTGGTGATTTTCACGTCCGCATACCGCCACGACTGATCGAATGCGGATTTGACTGCCTGCGCTTCGCGGGTGTTTTTTTGTCCCATCAGGGAATTGTAAAGACCTGCCAACGCCCATCCGTTTTTCTTCCAGGTCTGCAAATCCTGCCGGTAAATGCTTTCCGCTTCTGCGTTTTTTCCCGCTTTGAGCAATACCGCACCCAGGTGATGCCGGATCGAAAAGAACCAGTCCGGCGGTTCGTTATAATTGAGGTTATCTTCAAGGGCAACGGCCTCTCTGAGCAGGGCTGCGGATTTATCCAGCTGTTTGTGCTGCGCAGCCAGCCCTGCCGCCAGCACTTTGGAAGCTATCCGGGCCAGTTCGCTGGTAGTGTTGATATTCCACACGGTCAGGTGAACCAGGCTGGTATCGGCTGCGAGTGGGGCGAGCGAGTTCATTTCTTCCTGCGCGCGGGCAAGGTCGTGTTTACCCAAAAAGGCCATACCCCTCGCGTAATGCCAGATCGCACGCGGGTAGACCAGGTCGTCGGCTGGGCGGGGGAGGGAGAGAATGGAATCCCACATCGAAAACTTTGCGGCGATATAATAAGGTATCGTATAATAATGTTGAAGCGTGCCCCATCCCGGCATACGCATTACTTCACGCGCGGTATGCTCCTGAACTTTCCGTGCAGCCATCCAGGCCAGCTCCCAGTTCCCTTCCAGCGTTGCAGTGGCGGCCAGGAAATGGTAATTATGCGGAAAGTAGGCAAGCGGGTAAGCGCCCTGGGCGTGGCAGGTGGTGGTGTAGCTGCTGTCGGCCTTCACGGCGCGGATATTGGAAAGTGAGCCCAGATGATAGTCGCCCGTGTTGATGTAAATATGTGACGGCATGTGCAGGAGGTGGCCGGCGCCCGGAACCAGGGAATCGAGCAGCACGGCCGATGCCATGGCTTTTTCCGGCGTTGCCGAGGATTCCAGCGCGTGGATATAGAAGTGGTGTGCGCCCGGGTGTTTCGGGTTCTTTTTCAACAGATTTTCCAGCGTGGTCAGCAGTGCCGGCGTCCACGGTTTGGGCACCTTTGTTTTCTTTTCATACAGGTCCCAGGGATGCAGGTCCATCCGCGCCTCGGCATATAAGGCCCCGATGTCGGGATCAGAGGGGTATTGGTTGTATACTTTCTCCATCGCGCCGGCATAAGCGACGTCCAGGGGCGCCCGGTCAGCGGGCGACTCTTTGGTATAACGGGTGGCCAGTGCTCCTATCAGCGCATTTTCCTTCGGGGTGCAGCCTGCCGCCAGCTTTTGCGCCTTGGTAACCGCTTCCCA harbors:
- a CDS encoding carbohydrate kinase — its product is MTPKLTVFGEVLWDVLPDARLAGGAPMNVAVHLQRYGMDVSFISRVGRDELGAELLAFMAEQGLSTRWVQTGETHLTGIAKANVSDSTEVTYKILHPVAWDYIRFDHAAAQCVAASDFFVYGTLASRDRTSRDTLLRYLASTRVPHGCVPIFDVNLRPPHYTREQVTELLAFARIVKMNEHELREVSGWLAPFENERQAMAVLVDRFGLDMLVLTCGAEGAMVLTAGGEYHRHSGFTVDVSDTIGSGDAFLGAFLYRFATGHPLPASLEFACAAGASVASKKGALPAFTETDIHALIHMRQQVVAH
- a CDS encoding sugar porter family MFS transporter, which produces MMTSKKVIFWAFTVALGGFLFGFDTAVISGAEKSIQQLWGLTTVQHGFTVSIALIGTVLGSLTGAIPSERYGRKYTLFAIAVLYLLSSIGSALASDWVSFLIFRFLGGIGVGISSVTAPLYISEISPANARGRLVAMFQFNVVLGILVAYLSNYLLVGMGDNDWRWMLGVQAFPSLLFLVAVLFVPESPRWLIVKRGKIEEARRILTVANSGIDVSGIVADIRNSAHAGKQDGAAVSIFSSQYKLPVLLALLFAFFNQVSGINAIIYYAPRIFEMAGLGKSSALLSSAGVGLVNFCFTFIAINLIDRFGRRTLMFIGSFGLIATLGLVAQAFYSGNLGGYAVPVYLFIYIAFFALSQGAVIWVFISEIFPNQVRAAGQSMGSFMHWLLAAVIAFTFPYIAETLGGGNTFMIFCGMMVLQLIFVWKLMPETKGTSLEQIEKTLILH